From the Schistocerca piceifrons isolate TAMUIC-IGC-003096 chromosome 2, iqSchPice1.1, whole genome shotgun sequence genome, the window TTCcctggtgtttcgacagatattaGGAATGTCATTTTTAAAACTTATATCTGAAGTCAGCCCAGCAAACACTGCTCGACATGCTTTCACGTGGGGCCGTATGTCGACTGAAAGTGCAAATGAAATTAAGTGgagttttacgtgcccattcgctAGAGCGGTCCAACATTAGACCAATGCGATATTTTCATTAAAAGGGACATTACAACATGAATAATAGTCAGTACTCCAATTGCGACTGCGCAGCGTTGCTGAATGGCGGTATTGTCAGCACGGACCAGGGCGattctgtgttagttattcatcATCTTTTAATGCCCCTGTTAATATTTTCTAATAAAAAGAACACTAATAGAGTTCTATATCGAGTGGACacataaaatttcgctttaaaaatcatgctccgcCGTTCTGGCCACAGACGGCCCAGTCGTGCCCGACCGACCGCTGTGCTATACATCAGACAGCCGCGACATTTGGATCCGGTATGGTggttcatgtggtcagcacaccgctttcccgaccTTTGTCGGATCAGCAGATCTGGAGCAACTGCTACTCGATTTAGCAGCTTtccatttggcatcacgaggctcagtggaCCAATTTCTagccctcccaccaaggaaaaatccctgggagTCGATTCTAGGTTCTCTGCATGGCGACCTTTTACGCTGAACAGCTTGTTTCGGCTTCTCCGTTTCGAGCTGTTTGTCGCGTTTTCAAATTTCATCGCTGTGAACTTCGGTCAGTTTCAGGTTACGGAGTATGGCCAGTCACCTGACCGAACAGGCTGAACTACCGTGCAGGCCTCGGCTATGGAGCTGTACTTAGAAATACAGATGCTAAATAAAATAGTGTTTGTCACAGAGGACCTGCACTTGAAAGTAGAAATTATAAGAGAGGAATTTAGTAACTGCTGTGCTACGTATTCTTATTGAAAATTACTGTACAGAAACTTAGAACACGAATGATAAAGTAGTCAATGGTAAACTAATTAAAAACAGAGTAAATAGCGTTTAGCAATTGATTTACGTAAGTCTACCGACAtttagttcggagtaggtattaaaatccatggagaagaaataaaaactttgaggttcgccgatgacattgtaattctgtcagagacagcaaaggacttggaagagcagttgaatggaatggacagtgtcttgaaaggagggtataagatgaacatcaacaaaaccaaaacgaggataatggaatgtagtcgaattaagtcgggtgatgctgagggaattagattaggaaatgagacacttaaagtagtaaagaagttttactatttggggagcaaaatagctgatgatggtcgaagtagagaggatataaaatgtagactgctaatggcaaggaaagcgtttctgaagaaggaaaatttgttaatatcgagtatagatctaaatgtcaggaaatcgtttctgaaagtatttgtatggaatgtggccatgtatggaagtgaaacgtggacgataaatagtttggacagaaagagaatagaagctttcgaaatgtggtgctacagaagaatgctgaagattagatgggtagatcacacaactaatcaggaggtattgaatagcattggggagaagaggagcttgtggcacaacttgactagaagaaggggtctgttggtaggacatgttctgaggcatcaagggatcaccaatttagtactggagggcagggtggagggtaaaaatagtagagggagaccaagagatgaatacactaagcagattcagaaggatgtaggttgtagtaggtactgggagacgaagaagcttgcacaggatagagtagcatggagagctgcatcaaaccagactcagggctgaagaccacaacaacaacaacaacaacaacaacaagcgacaTTTATCAACAACTGGTATGACTGTCGTAGTAGTTTCGTTAAACCTGCATCAGAATGTGTGAACAACAGGAACGTTCACAAACACCAGAAATGGACTACTAAATAGACAGTGTAAGAAGCATGTTGCTTACCCGGCCGTGTGTCTCTCACCACTTGCTGTGGCCACCGGTCTTGATGTAGTGGTGTATGGTCTTGACGACGGGCACCTTGACGGGGTAGGGCTTGTGCACGGGCACGGGCACCGGCTTCTCGACGTGGATGGGCACCGGCTGCTCCACGGGAACAGGCACGATCTTCTCCACCGGGATGGGCACTGGCTTCTCCACCGGGACATGCACCGTACGCACCACCGGCACCTCGATGCGCTCCGGGACCTGCCGGTGGAACGTGTGGTTAGCCGTGGATCAAGAGACAACAGCAGTTCCACTAGCACATATCCTTAATACGGATTTGCTTGAGAGAGAACACGATATCTAATAATAAGAAGAATACAGTTATGGTACGCAATCGCCAACACATCACTGTAGATATAAGAGTTAACTTTGCTTCTTAGGAGCTTTGTACGGTGCATTGTCTCATATGACTGGAAAATTTGGATTGCGCCTCCaccatgttgatggactcgatccagcggagtgcctcgtgggatgcttgatggagcttgtcaacgccaccagggaagcgtctgattggacagtcattcacaatgCGGCTCATTTTTTAGTGTCactacagtcacacacactgtcacttgaaaagccccgcctgcgcatgttgtatttgcacctaccctcttcggtccgatatctgtttaactgcacccacacctccctcggttggtggaagcctgtttgattgtctacaagttcgtggtttcgggttcttgtagcttgccactcacgtttccactctgcgtcctggtcgaatcctgtggatagcatttggacttccatttcatatgctggtcttctagatttgaggcgtttcctgggcagtgaaaACAGACGCCTCAAATCGACAGGACCAGCATATGGAATGGGAcgccaaatgctatccacaggattggACCAGGACGCACAGTGGAAACGTGACTGGCAAGCAAGGGCCTGGATGAGTATTTATAAAGACATCTTGGGCGCGGACAAACAATTCGACCGAAAGAGTGGACTCCGGACCTCATCGCACAAGTGATACGTATATCAGACGGAGCTACAGAGCTACTAGCTAGTTAATTTGATAGTTGGTAGTGTAAATGGACAATTCGCATCCCTGTCTCCTCGCATAAAGTGTTTTAGAGCTTGCGTACCACACCAGAACCTTATAATCCTCTCCATATttctccatctccctctctctctcttctctctctctctctctctctctctctctctgtctctgtgtttcTCCGCTATAGTGTTACAATGTTAAAAATACATTGTCCCAATAATTAATAATATTAGTAATATGAAGTGTGTTAATCTTGAAACTATTGCTTTTCTTTGAGAAACTATGCAGAAACTTTGTAATATCCTTTGTGCATGTCGCCTGAAGAACATTACTGAATGTAGTCTATGGTTCACGGATGAGTTTTTCCACTATTTTCTTATGTAATCTAATAATATACCGTCATCAGTTAAACAAACAGACAGTAATTACGCAGAAATACAGAGGTCCGCATAGCACAGACTAATGTGGAGATTTGggttcaaaccagtcttcgcactgaagacaacaataaaaaCAAAGTGCCAACCATTCATCTATGCGTCTAATTGTTGAAAAATGTTAGTTACTCATATGTGACTACCGTCCATAACAAAATGTTTCACCTTCTTGGCGGCATACTCTGACGTATAAATCAACTAAGAGTCTaagtaatattttttctttcttcttttgtttttgcttttggtAAATTGGTTAGAGCTTGAAACGTTGGCAGTGTCTTTTCAGTCTAGTAAATCTGTTGATTTAGTTATTCCCCTTAACAACATACTAGATAAGTAGTTGGACACTTTCCTAAACATTACAGAGCTGAGTTTTACTTATCAAATAAGAAAGCTTCATAAGTTAAGGAAAGCAATAGTGGTTGTTGCTTCATTACTTTTCAGCTATGATTCGTCTATGTGATAAAAATTGTGTCTAGTAGTTGTGAAAGTCAGTAGGTCGAATTAGTACCTATTATTCGACGGCTATAATTAAGCATGTATGGATAGCTGATTTATTTATGGGAACTCCAAAATGTAAGGAAATTTAGCACAACTCGTAAACTGGTAAATCCATTTTGTTATTGTTGCTGAAATCATAACTCAACTAAAGATTAACATTCTTGTCGAGAAACACTTTACTGCATGCAGCCACACCTAGTCATGTGCTTCTCAGAGCTAAATGctataaaatatatgtttatttaaggaACCTAAGACTTTTATGTTAACCTAGTTATATGTTTTAGTAATTCTGAAATAATATCGTCTTTCGTCAGGAGAACACGAGTGAAAAATACCAAAAAAGTGCAAGAAATAAACTGACTGTGCTGTGCTAAGAATACCTACTTATGTACAGATGAGATCTGTAATATTTCAGTGCAGAAACATGTCCATCTTGTGGAGTACTTCCTACTGGTAAAGATAAATAATGATAGAAATCATTTTCACTATTTACAATCATCTCACGTCTCTGGGAGGATTTCCGTGAAAGAGGCATGATTTTACTGataatatatttattgtttttgtCCTGTTAGTAACTATAGTTATGCTATTGTGGGGATACAATCCGTAGAAATACTTCAGCGAAGCTTGATACAGAACTGACGGCTAATTAACCTTTTCGTACGGTTGCCAGTACACTTATATCTCTTGGTAGAAAAGTAATGTTTGCACAAATGTCCAGAAATACAAACATACCATCAGTTGTAATGCAGCAAGGCTCTTCATCGCTATTGTGGACCGAGAGGATTTATGTTTTTGCAAGCAAGGGGCACAAGATTGTAGAACATATTCCGCATGATGAGTATTTTAAGGAAGAAATGGAAGATTACACGTTACGACATCATAGTCTGGATGACTATAGAAAGATGACGCAAATGTGCACTCCTTCTAGTGATTTGAAAGAAGCTTTCTAAAGAGTGAGTTGACATGGAGTTAACAAATCTTACCCTCTGTAAGGCAGATTCTGAAATTCCACCCTAAACTTGATTGTACTTTCCAGGTCCTGTAGATAGATGCTCCCTCATTAATTGCTACTAATATGCGCATTTTAGTTGGTCGAGCTTACAAATTTCTATAATGCGAGTAAATAATTTTATGCCTTTATGTTTGTCATACGAATATCTATAAATATTTTATAAGTATTATTATCCACATGATAAACAGCACTGAAGTAGCAAGTGAAAATGAATGGCTGCCTTTATTAAAAATTCTTGTCTCTTATAACCTTTAACCGAGTGTTCCCCAGTATCTAGCCTATTAGCATGATAAATACAGTTCTCTGAGCCCGACACGTATGCAAGGTGTTGGATCGGAAGACTCAGTTTTCTGGTTTATTTTTTAGGACTGGGAAATATCAGAAGAGTCGTGTACATGACACCAGTTCCTTCTCGGCAGGATACTTGCTGGGTTGAATGTGGCTCATGCGAGGCCTGGAGTACTTGACAGAGCCCCAATTTTGTGTGAAAACATTCTGCCTGTATTGAACGTGTGGTAGCTAATTTCACCACCTCCTGTAATATGAAACATTATTGAATACACAGTACATTATCTTCGCTGAACGTAAGGAGCATATGCACTGCCCTTGTCTTTCCTGATAGTCTGTTTTAAAGATTTCACTGACTTGGATCATTCAGGACCATATTTTCCCATTCTAAATTTTTTGTATTTCCACTGAGTATTTGCTGTTCCAAATCGTGCGCAGCCTTTTGAGTCGCCCTATGTAGGGGTCAGAAGTTAGTgactttaaaaaaaagagagaaatcatCAGCtgctgacaatgaaaatttattactGGTGACGAAGTGCTAGACTTAAAAAGTTAGACTAAATTAGAAATTAAAAGCCTGAAAAGTCATTAGAAAGTAATTGAACATAAAGGAAGCTACTGAAAGCAAGAGGGTACCGTCATATACAAAGGAAAGATtggaggtaaaggcacgagagaagcaGTTCTCACATTGCagtagataatggaagcaagactgaagaataatcaagatacactcataggatttgtcgatgttGAAAAGGGGTACGACATTGTAACATGGTgcaagacattcgaaattctgagataaatagcGGTAAGCTACAGGGACAGGCGTGTTATATGCGATATATACAGGAGCGAAGATggagcaataagactggaagaccaagaacgaagtgctgcgaCAAGctatactgttcaatctatacatcgagcaaGCAACGATGGAAAGAAGAGGAAGTTCTAAGagtagaattgaaattcaaggtgaaaggatatcaatgacaacgTTCACTGATGACAtgactatcttcagtgaaagtgatgacTGACAAGAagtgcattcctgtccaagagaagtctactggtatcaaatataggccttaatttcaggaagaaattcctgagaatgtacgtttggagcaccacattgtatggtagtgaagcggaacagaagagaatggacgcttttgagatgtggtgctacagtagaatgttgaaaattagatggactgataaggtaaagaagaaTAGATTCTCAGCAGAATCGGCCAGGAATGGAATTTAAGGAAAACgctgacaggaagaagggtcaggACGACTGATCTGctgaaacatcagggaataacttccaagatACTAGATGGAGTTCCAAGGTGGAATAGGAAACGAGGTCGACCGCCTCGAAGAAGTTAAGCAAGTTCTCAACACATGGACTGGAAATTCAGACATCGATTGGGAACTACGGAATGAATACGTCAACTTTATTGTACGTTGAACTTTCTTGAAGTGCCttgtagctgtttttttttttttaacgaaagaGCACAAGTAGTAACGACTCATAGTAAGAGCCGCACCCTTGGTGTGCTAATTGGCAAAGTGACTCGGCAGAGTAGGAGCCAATGGAGGGCCGCCTGTGGTCGGGACTTACCGAGATGTGGACTGGGACGGGCTGCGGCACGGCGACGGGCACCTGGTGAGGCACGGGGACCGGCACCGGGTGCGGCACGGCGATCTTGACGATCTTGACGTGTTCGTCGTAGCCGCCGTAGTCTTCCCCGTGGTCCTCCACGTGGACGCCAGGCAGCGGCGAGGCGAGGGTCGCGCTCAGCAGCGTGCAGCCCAGCACCAGCAGGTAGGTCTGCAACAGGCCAACAACCCGGTCTGAGGTCTGAACACGGCAGGTGGTGTACACCACAGATCAGAAATGAGGTCCTTCtactcgctttaaactcgccaATGGGTCCTATGACACGAGACGTGAATGACGTTTTGGCTTTTACATCACTCTATTGGTGACAGAAGTATTCTTCAGAAGCACCTGTTTAGTGCTTTAAATAGAGTAAGGGACTCATAAATAACGTTTTGTTATTTCCTATTTAGTTTTGGAAGCggttggtcatcagtcttctgaagacTGATGCAGAGTGCCACAGCTTCTCCGGTGCCGACCtcatcacctcagagtagcactcagCACAAAAATTTGTTGGGTATGGTCGAACCTGTCTTCTGCTCTAGTAACAATTATGCTATTTAGTGATGTGCTGTCTTCATGTTTCTTCCTTTAGTGATGTTTCTACAAATTATTTTCGCCATAGATTCTCCAAGGAACTTCCTCCTATCATTCAATTTTCATAATTCACCCTCCAATATTTTCTGTTTTTCCCCTTTCGCTAGTAGAACAAAAATGAGAACTGAATAGGAGACTTCTTTCACCAGAAGCAAAGGA encodes:
- the LOC124777724 gene encoding proline-rich protein 4-like, with protein sequence MEPQTYLLVLGCTLLSATLASPLPGVHVEDHGEDYGGYDEHVKIVKIAVPHPVPVPVPHQVPVAVPQPVPVHISVPERIEVPVVRTVHVPVEKPVPIPVEKIVPVPVEQPVPIHVEKPVPVPVHKPYPVKVPVVKTIHHYIKTGGHSKW